CGAAGAGCGCGTGGCGAACTTCCTGCGACGGAACTTCCCACAGATCCAGATGCACGGCGGGAGCGCGGCCATCCAGGAGATCGACCGCGAGACCGGCGAGGTGTACATTCAGCTCGGCGGTGCCTGCAGCGGTTGTGGCATCTCCCCAATGACGATCCAGGCGATCAAGAGCCGGATGGTCAAGGAAATTCCCGAAGTCACGAAGGTCCACGCGGGTACGGGTATGGACGGCGCCGGTGGCGCCGGCATGAGCCCCTCGTTCCCCGGCGAGACCGTCGACGACGGCGAGGACGACGAAGGGCCGCAGGCCCCGTTCTGATTACGCTACGTCGTAACTACCTCCCGTCAAGCGTTTCTCGTTCCCACGCCCGCACGAGCGCCGCGAGTGTTTGGTTCGTCGAAACGGCGAGACCGCAGGCGGCGGCCCGGTCACAGACGTAGCCGTTTATCGCGTCGATCTCGGTTCGTTTTCCGGCGCGAACGTCCTGGCGCATCGACGACGCGTTCGTCGCCGTCGTTGTCGCGACCGACTCGAGCGCGGCGAGCGCCTCCCGGTTGGCGAGCGAGACTCCGTTCGCGCGGGCGAGCCGAGCCGTCTCGCGCGCCGCGGCCCGCGACAGGTCACGGAGGGGGTCCTCCAGGACGGCCCCGTTCGGCGCGTCGGCGAGGGCCGTCACGGGATTGATCGCGGCGTTGACGGCTAGTTTCTCCCACAACCGGTGTGGCATCGACGACGAGACGATCGTCTCGAGTCCCGAGCGAGAGAAGGCCTCGCCGACGCGATCAGCGACCGGCGATGGGCCACCGTCTCGAGCGCCGAGAACGAGTTCCCCGAGACCGGTGCAGGTGACGACGCCGGGTTCCTCCAGGATCGCTCCGTAGGTCGCCGTCCCTGCGAGGACCGGACACGACAGGTGTTCGGCGAGAGTCTCCTCGTTGCCCATGCCGTTTTGCAGCGAGAGTGCGGCCTCGAACGTGCCCGTCGCGAGGGTTCGGGCGGCGTCCTCGGTGGCATAGGATTTGACCGTGACGACGGCGATGTCGGCCTCGAGGTCGGCCCCGTCGGCTCTCGCATCTGGATTGGCGGTCTCCTCGAGGGTACCCGTGATTTGGAGGCCGTCCTCGGCGACGACGCTCGCGTGTGGCTCTCGAGCGACGAGCGTGACGTCGTGGGAGCGCGCGAGCAGGCCGCCGACGAGGCTGCCCAGACTGCCGGCGCCGAAGACGACGATGTCCATAGCGGAGATGGCTCGAGGAAGTGGTAAAACGGTTCCCCTCCGCCCTCACTAGCGGTACTCCGTAGTAGACGGGAACGGGCCGGTTCGCCGAGCAACGCCTCAGTCTTCACCGGCGTGCCGGCGGTCACCGTCGATAGCGACGGGCCGAGGGGAGGCTCGCTACTGGCGCTACGTTGACTCTCGAACTGTGACGGCGGAGACGATCGGTTTTCTCATCGGGATTAAGTTGTACTTAAGGAGGGTGTGTTCAAATTAGAGATTTCTCATTGAGTCCCATAAAATGGGAGATATCTAAGCAAAGCTCCCATTAATAAAAGAGATCGGAAAAAATTTTGGTGTGGAGAGGAGATGCCGAGTATGGCGACGCCCCCGTTCGATGAAACGGACAGACAGTTGCTCGACCTGTTACAGGAAAACGCGCGATACAAGGCGACCAGTCTGGCCGAGGAGATCGGGGTCTCCGACAACACCGTCCACAATCGGATGGCTCGATTAGAGGAGGACGGGATCATCACCGGCTACACGACGGCCATCGATTACCACTCGACCGGGCTTCGACTCTTCTTTCACTTCACCTGCACGACCCGGATCAGCGAGCGGTCCGCCGTGGCCAAAGAGACACTGGCGCTCCCACAGGTCGTCGAGGTGACCGAACTGATGACGGGCCAGGAGAACCTCCACATCAAGGCGGTCGGCGCCGAGGACGCGGACATCACTCACGTCGCCGAACAGCTCGACGACCTCGCGCTAGAGATCAACGACGAGAACCTCATCCGGGCTGAATACACGCGTCCCTTCAAGTACGTGTGCGGGCTGGAGCCGACAGACGACCACTGATCGAACCAGGAAACGCCGCCCGTCGAGCCGAGCGGAGCCTGGACGCTTACTTAGGATAGTCGTTTCGAAGGGAGGGTACGTTGGCCAGGTTAGAAAATTCCCAACACGTACTTATACCCGAGGGAGAAAAGCACACATAGATTCAGCAACAGGTGAAAACGTGAGCGACACCCCCACCGGAAAATCAGTACCGTGCCCAGAGTGTAACGAAACGGCGTTCGCGATCGTCCCGAAGAACAGCGACATTGTGGACGACGAGGCAAACGCGGGGGGGAAAGTCTGGGTCAATTGTCGGAGCTGTGGGGTCCAGTTTCTCGCCCACTACCGGCGGCGCGACCGAGACCCGGCGTAAACGCCGGGTTTCCTCGGCCTGAGTATTACTTGTCGATTCATGAATACGTTCGAGTTCGATCGCTCACCGGCAACGACGAGATACCACCGCCGGTAATAAACCACACTTGTAGTAGTCCAAATTAGATAGTAATTAGTGGATCGGGACTCCAGAACGCATCATGAACCGCGAGCGGTCCGTGAGCAGGGCGAGGTCACTTCAAACGTCGTACACCGAAGTGAGCGAGATTTTAATGCCCAACGAGACGAACAACCTCGAGCGTGCGCTCGGCGGCGCCGTACTCCACTGGATGGACATCTGTGGCGCGATCGCCGGCAAACGGTTCGCTCGACGGCAGGTGGTGACGGCCGCGATGGACCACGTCGACTTCATCGCGCCGATCGAACTCGGCGACATCGTAACCGTGACCGGTTACGTATTCGACACGGGGGTGACCAGCATGGACGTCCGAGTCGACGTTCGTGCCGAGCGCCCCCAACACGGCGAAACGAACGAGACGGCGACCTCGTTTTTCACCTTCATCGCGCTGGACGAATCCGAGACGCCGACGGCCGTGCCAGCACTTCGCTGTCCGACGACGGCCGAAATCGACCTTCGCGACCGAGCGCTCGAAGCGCGTCGCTCCCGGCGCCGGGAACTCGCGTGCGAACTCGAGAAGCCCGCCGACGGCGAAGGTCGAACGACCAATTGAACAACTAAACTTTCACTACTACAATTTCATTGGGGAGCGTTTATGTGAGTCCGGTCGGATACCGGTACTGCGGAGGCGACGCGGGACCGAAGGAGCCACACACCAGTATCGACAGTGGCAACGCTGCCGGTTTCGGGCGCCGTCGTCTCGCACCGAACGACGAACTTACCTATGAGCTACCACACGCCGACATCGATTCCAGACGTCCGCTCGATTCTCGAGCGCGCACAGCCTGCCGACGGACCGTCACTACTCGCGGACGAATCGCTTCTCGATACGATCGATCGTTCCCTCTACGAGGGAGCGACGGTCGACGAGCAATACGAGGCCGTCATCCAGGCGCTAACGGCTCGAATCGAGCGCGATCCCGCGTACAAACGTATCGCCGGAACGGTCGCCCGACACCGATACTACCGAACCGTCCTCGGCACGAACGTCTCCGGGGACGAACTCGAGCAGGCCTATCGCGCGACGTTCGTGGCCAACCTCGAGCGGGCGGTCGACGCGAGCCGTCTCGACGAACGCCTCCTCGAACGATTCGACCTCGAGGCACTCGCCGAGGCGCTCGACCTCGACCGGGACGGGTACCTCGAGTACATGGCGATGGAGACGCTCGTCCAGCGGTACGTCCTTCGAATCGAACAGGGCGACGAGCCACTGGAGTTACCGCAGGCGTTCTGGATGCGGGTGGCGATGGGGCTCGCTCTCGAGGAGGACGACCCGCAAGACCGGGCGATAGAATTCTACGAGGTGCTCTCGAAACTCGAGTTCACGCCGTCGACGCCGACGCTCTTTCACAGCGGGACAGCCCATCCACAGCTCTCGTCGTGTTACCTGACGACCGTTCCGGACGACCTCGAGGGGATCTTCGACGCCTACAAACACCACGCACAGCTCTCGAAGTGGAGCGGCGGCCTGGGTAACGACTGGACAAACGTTCGAGCCGAGGGCGCGTTGATCGAGTCGACCGGCGTCGAGTCGACCGGTGTCGTCCCCTTTCTTCGAATCAGCAACGACGTGACGGCAGCGATCAACCGCTCCGGAAAACGCCGTGGAGCAGCCTGTGCCTACCTGGCGTGCTGGCACCTCGACTTTCCCGCCTTCGTCGACCTCAAGCGCAACACCGGCGACGAGCGACGTCGGACCCCGGACATGAACACCGCCGCGTGGATCCCGGACCTCTTCGTCAAGCGCGTCCAGGACGGTGGCGAGTGGACGCTGTTCAGTCCCGACGAGGTACCCGATCTCCACGAACTCACCGGCGCGGCGTTCGAGGAACGATACCGGGAGTACGAGCACCTGGCCGACGCGGGCGAACTGCGCCAGTACGAGCGCGTCGACGCCGAGTCGCTCTGGCGGCAGTTGCTTACCCGCGTGTTCGAAACCGGTCACCCGTGGCTGACGTTCAAGGATCCGTGTAACGTCCGCTCGCCGCAGGACCACGTCGGGACCGTCCACTCCTCGAACCTCTGTACGGAGATCACGCTGAACACGAGCGCCGACGAACACGCCGTGTGCAACCTCGGGAGCGTCAACTTCGCGACCCACGTCGCGGACGGCGAACTCGACCGCGAACACCTCGCCTCGACGGTCGAAACCGCAATGCGGATGCTCGACAACGTCGTTGACCTGTGTTTCTACCCGACCGATGCGGCCGAGCACTCGAACCAACGTCATCGCCCGGTCGGCCTGGGCACGATGGGCTTTCACGACGCGCTGATGGAACTGGGGATCCCGATGGGCAGCGAGGACGCCATCGAGAAAGCGAACCGCTGGCAGGAGTTTGTATCGTATCACGCTATACAAAACTCCTCGAGACTCGCCGCCGAACGAGGGACGTATCCGTCCTACGAGGGATCGAAGTGGGACCGCGGCCTCCTGCCGCAAGATACCGTGGACCGCCTCGAGGCCGAACGTGGCCGGGCGATTCCGACCGATCGCGAGGAGACGCTCGCGTGGGAGACCGTTCGCGAGCACGTCGCCGAACACGGCATGCGAAACTCGAACACGATGGCGATCGCGCCGACGGCGACCATCTCGACGATCAACGGGACGACGCCGTCGATCGAACCGATGTACTCGAACCTCTACGTGAAGTCGAACATGTCGGGTGATTTTACGATCGTCAACGAGCACCTGGTCGAGGACCTGCGAGAGCGAGGGTGCTGGGACGACGACCTCGTCGATCGGCTCAAGTATCACGACGGCTCCGTCCAGGAGCTCGACACGGTTCCCGACGAGGTAAAAGCGCTGTACCGGGGCGCGTTCGAGATCGACCCGCGCCACCAGCTTCGGCTCACGGCCCACCGACAGACGTGGATCGACCAGTCGATATCTCACAACGTCTTCTTCCCGTCGACCGACGGCACGTTGCTCGGCGACGTCTACAAAACGGCCTGGGAGCTGGGGCTGAAAACGACGTACTACCTGCGCACCCTCGGTGCCTCCCAGATCGAGAAGTCGACCCTCGACATGGCCGAATACGGGAAGACCCAGCACCGTGGCGAGCGAGGGGACGAAGGGAGCGAATCGGGTCCCGGCGACGCCGACGAGGACTCGAGCGACGACCTCCCCGCCCTCGACGATCCGACCTGTGAGGCCTGTCAGTAACCAGTATTCACCACCAATGTCTCTCATCAACACCGACAGCGAACACGACCCGAACAAGATCCTCCCCATCGAGTACGACTGGGCGCGAGAGTACTACGAAGCCGGTGTCGACAACAACTGGGTTCCTGCCGAGATTCCGATGCAGGACGACGTCACCCAGTGGAACGGTGACGAACTCTCCGCGGCCGAACGACAACTCGTCGAGTGGAACCTCGGCTTCTTCTCGACGGCGGAGTCGCTCACGGCGAACAACATCGTCCTCGCACTGTACGAGTACGTGACCGCACCCGAGTGTCGACAGTACCTCCTGCGCCAGGCCTACGAGGAGGCGATTCACACGGATACCTTCATCTACTGCTGTGACTCGCTGGGATTCGATCCGGAGTACCTCTACGGGATGTACGACCGGATTCCGGCGATCGAGGAGAAAGACGCCTTCGTCGTCGACCTGACGCGAGCCATCGATCGCCCGACGTTCACCATCGACACCGACGACGACCTGCGGGAGTTTTTCCGGGACCTCGTCGGCTTCTACGTCATCATGGAGGGCATATTCTTCTACGCCGGCTTCGCCATGATGCTCGGGCTCAAACGCCAGCAGAAACTGGTCGGCGTCGGCCAGCAGTTCGAGTACATCATGCGTGACGAATCGCTCCACGTCGGCTTCGGCGTCGACCTGATCAATCAACTCCGCCGGGAACACCCCGGCGCCTGGACCGACGACTTCGGCGAGGAGGTGGTCGACCTGATCACCCGGGCCGTCGAGTTAGAGCGCGTCTACGCTCACGAGGCCTGCCCGGACGAGATACTGGGTATGGGGCCCAATCAGTTCGCCACGTACGTCGAACACGTCGCCGACCGCCGTCTCGAGCAACTCGGCTTGCCGGCCCAGTACGGGGTCGAGAACCCGTTCCCGTGGCTCTCCGAGCAGGTCGATCTGAACAAGGAGAAGAACTTCTTCGAGACGCAAGTGACCGAGTACCGCAGTGGCGGTAGCCTCGAGTGGGAGTAACCGCAGTCAGTCTTCCGTCCAGTACATGAGGTTCTCCTTCTCGGTGCCGCAGTTCGGACAGGTGTCGGGAAAGCCCTCGTCGATCGCTCCCATCTCGCCACATTCGGTACAGCGCCACATCAACTCGGCTTCGCCGTACTCGTGGCCCGAGCGAGCGTGTTCGACGCTCATCGCCTCGACGCCCTCCCGGGTCGTGACGAAGAAGCCGCCGAGGTCGAATCCGCGGACGGTTCCGAGTTCCTCTCCGTCTTCGCCGTAGACGGTCTGGCCGAACTGGACCTCGTGGACGTCTTCGACGGCTTCTTCGTCGCCCTCTCTGGCCGGTGTTTCTCCCATGGGCGAAGCTCCCACGAGTACGGGCATAAAACTACAACGCCCACCAGCCCGGCCGCCGACGAAACCCCCCATCCCGAGAAACGGCCGATCGACGTATTTTTCACCGCAGACCGTTTTTGCCCGCCCATGGCAAGTTTCACTGTCGTCGTCGGCGACCCCGAGTCGGGGCTCGCCCACCAGCTCGAGGCGGAGGGTCAGGACGCGAACCGGTTCAT
This region of Natronosalvus halobius genomic DNA includes:
- a CDS encoding DUF7130 family rubredoxin-like protein; translation: MGETPAREGDEEAVEDVHEVQFGQTVYGEDGEELGTVRGFDLGGFFVTTREGVEAMSVEHARSGHEYGEAELMWRCTECGEMGAIDEGFPDTCPNCGTEKENLMYWTED
- a CDS encoding acyl-CoA thioesterase, which codes for MNRERSVSRARSLQTSYTEVSEILMPNETNNLERALGGAVLHWMDICGAIAGKRFARRQVVTAAMDHVDFIAPIELGDIVTVTGYVFDTGVTSMDVRVDVRAERPQHGETNETATSFFTFIALDESETPTAVPALRCPTTAEIDLRDRALEARRSRRRELACELEKPADGEGRTTN
- a CDS encoding ketopantoate reductase family protein encodes the protein MDIVVFGAGSLGSLVGGLLARSHDVTLVAREPHASVVAEDGLQITGTLEETANPDARADGADLEADIAVVTVKSYATEDAARTLATGTFEAALSLQNGMGNEETLAEHLSCPVLAGTATYGAILEEPGVVTCTGLGELVLGARDGGPSPVADRVGEAFSRSGLETIVSSSMPHRLWEKLAVNAAINPVTALADAPNGAVLEDPLRDLSRAAARETARLARANGVSLANREALAALESVATTTATNASSMRQDVRAGKRTEIDAINGYVCDRAAACGLAVSTNQTLAALVRAWERETLDGR
- a CDS encoding Lrp/AsnC family transcriptional regulator; translated protein: MATPPFDETDRQLLDLLQENARYKATSLAEEIGVSDNTVHNRMARLEEDGIITGYTTAIDYHSTGLRLFFHFTCTTRISERSAVAKETLALPQVVEVTELMTGQENLHIKAVGAEDADITHVAEQLDDLALEINDENLIRAEYTRPFKYVCGLEPTDDH
- a CDS encoding ribonucleoside-diphosphate reductase subunit alpha, with translation MSYHTPTSIPDVRSILERAQPADGPSLLADESLLDTIDRSLYEGATVDEQYEAVIQALTARIERDPAYKRIAGTVARHRYYRTVLGTNVSGDELEQAYRATFVANLERAVDASRLDERLLERFDLEALAEALDLDRDGYLEYMAMETLVQRYVLRIEQGDEPLELPQAFWMRVAMGLALEEDDPQDRAIEFYEVLSKLEFTPSTPTLFHSGTAHPQLSSCYLTTVPDDLEGIFDAYKHHAQLSKWSGGLGNDWTNVRAEGALIESTGVESTGVVPFLRISNDVTAAINRSGKRRGAACAYLACWHLDFPAFVDLKRNTGDERRRTPDMNTAAWIPDLFVKRVQDGGEWTLFSPDEVPDLHELTGAAFEERYREYEHLADAGELRQYERVDAESLWRQLLTRVFETGHPWLTFKDPCNVRSPQDHVGTVHSSNLCTEITLNTSADEHAVCNLGSVNFATHVADGELDREHLASTVETAMRMLDNVVDLCFYPTDAAEHSNQRHRPVGLGTMGFHDALMELGIPMGSEDAIEKANRWQEFVSYHAIQNSSRLAAERGTYPSYEGSKWDRGLLPQDTVDRLEAERGRAIPTDREETLAWETVREHVAEHGMRNSNTMAIAPTATISTINGTTPSIEPMYSNLYVKSNMSGDFTIVNEHLVEDLRERGCWDDDLVDRLKYHDGSVQELDTVPDEVKALYRGAFEIDPRHQLRLTAHRQTWIDQSISHNVFFPSTDGTLLGDVYKTAWELGLKTTYYLRTLGASQIEKSTLDMAEYGKTQHRGERGDEGSESGPGDADEDSSDDLPALDDPTCEACQ
- a CDS encoding ribonucleotide-diphosphate reductase subunit beta translates to MSLINTDSEHDPNKILPIEYDWAREYYEAGVDNNWVPAEIPMQDDVTQWNGDELSAAERQLVEWNLGFFSTAESLTANNIVLALYEYVTAPECRQYLLRQAYEEAIHTDTFIYCCDSLGFDPEYLYGMYDRIPAIEEKDAFVVDLTRAIDRPTFTIDTDDDLREFFRDLVGFYVIMEGIFFYAGFAMMLGLKRQQKLVGVGQQFEYIMRDESLHVGFGVDLINQLRREHPGAWTDDFGEEVVDLITRAVELERVYAHEACPDEILGMGPNQFATYVEHVADRRLEQLGLPAQYGVENPFPWLSEQVDLNKEKNFFETQVTEYRSGGSLEWE
- a CDS encoding NifU family protein, with product MSTETQEGDDLEERVANFLRRNFPQIQMHGGSAAIQEIDRETGEVYIQLGGACSGCGISPMTIQAIKSRMVKEIPEVTKVHAGTGMDGAGGAGMSPSFPGETVDDGEDDEGPQAPF